One region of Phragmites australis chromosome 18, lpPhrAust1.1, whole genome shotgun sequence genomic DNA includes:
- the LOC133899681 gene encoding peroxisomal membrane protein PMP22-like, translating into MSEVVAMAGQAYMRQLQTHPLRTKAITSGVLAGCSDAVAQKISGATKLQLRRLLLIALYGFAYAGPFGHFLHKLMDRFFKAKKGKETTAKKVLAEQLTASPWNNMMFMMYYGLVVEGRPFGQVKSKVKKDYASVQLTAWKFWPIVSWINYEYMPLQLRVLFHSFVASCWAVFLNLKAARSIANTKKA; encoded by the exons ATGTCTGAGGTGGTGGCGATGGCGGGACAGGCGTACATGAGACAGCTGCAGACCCACCCGCTGCGCACCAAGGCCATCACCTCCGGCGTCCTGGCCGGGTGCAGCGACGCCGTCGCCCAGAAGATCTCCGGCGCCACCAAGCTCCAGCTCAGGAGGCTCCTCCTGATCGCG CTATATGGATTCGCATATGCCGGACCCTTTGGACATTTCCTCCATAAGCTTATGGATAGGTTTTTCAAggcaaagaaaggaaaagaaactaCAGCCAAGAAG GTCTTAGCGGAGCAGCTGACCGCATCTCCATGGAACAACATGATGTTTATGATGTATTATGGTCTGGTGGTTGAAG GGAGACCATTTGGACAAGTAAAGAGCAAGGTGAAGAAGGACTATGCATCTGTCCAATTGACAGCTTGGAAG TTCTGGCCAATAGTAAGTTGGATCAACTATGAATACATGCCACTCCAGCTCCGAGTTCTTTTCCACAGCTTCGTCGCGTCCTGCTG GGCGGTATTTTTGAACCTAAAAGCAGCAAGATCCATCGCTAATACTAAGAAGGCATGA